The Sulfitobacter sp. SK011 genome has a window encoding:
- the xsc gene encoding sulfoacetaldehyde acetyltransferase, with protein MKMTTEEAFVKVLQMHGIDNAFGIIGSAMMPISDLFPAAGIKFWDCAHETSGGMIADGYTRASGKMSMAIAQNGPGITNFVTPIKTAYWNHTPMLLVTPQAANKTIGQGGFQEIEQMKLFEDMVCYQEEVRDPSRMAEVLNRVIEKAWRGCAPAQINIPRDYWTQVIDIELPQIIRLERPQGGEQAVADAAKLLSEAEFPVILNGAGVILSGGIEASAKLAEALDAPVACGYQHNDAFPGGHPLAVGPLGYNGSKAAMELIQKADVVLALGNRLNPFSTLPGYGINYWPQNAKIIQVDINSDRIGLTKKVDVAIQGDAKAVAEQLLAKLSDGAGDKGRKERKDLIAMTKSRWAQELSSMDHEDDADEGVDWNERARNRQPDRMSPRQAWRAIMSAMPKDAIVSSDIGNNCAIGNAYPSFDKGRKYLAPGLFGPCGYGLPAILGAKIGCPDVPVVGFAGDGAFGISMNEMTACGRGDWPAITMIIFRNYQWGAEKRNTTLWFDDNFVGTELNEGVNYAEIAKGCGLKGVQVTGMDQLTDALNTAIKDQMKNGVTTFIEVVLNQELGEPFRRDAMKKPVSVAGINKDDMRQQART; from the coding sequence CTTTGTAAAAGTTCTTCAGATGCACGGTATCGACAATGCCTTTGGGATCATCGGGTCTGCGATGATGCCGATTTCTGATCTGTTTCCGGCAGCGGGGATCAAGTTCTGGGATTGTGCGCATGAAACGTCTGGCGGGATGATTGCCGACGGCTACACGCGCGCCTCTGGCAAGATGTCGATGGCGATTGCGCAGAACGGCCCCGGCATCACCAATTTCGTCACGCCGATCAAGACCGCCTATTGGAACCACACGCCGATGCTGCTGGTCACGCCACAGGCGGCCAACAAGACCATTGGTCAGGGTGGTTTCCAGGAAATCGAACAGATGAAGCTGTTCGAAGACATGGTTTGTTATCAGGAAGAGGTCCGCGACCCGTCGCGCATGGCCGAAGTGCTGAACCGGGTGATCGAAAAGGCATGGCGCGGCTGTGCGCCGGCACAGATCAACATCCCGCGCGATTACTGGACCCAGGTGATTGACATCGAACTGCCCCAGATCATCCGCCTTGAACGCCCGCAGGGCGGCGAACAGGCCGTGGCGGACGCGGCCAAGCTGCTCTCTGAAGCCGAATTCCCGGTCATCCTGAACGGGGCTGGCGTGATCCTGTCCGGTGGCATTGAGGCATCCGCAAAACTGGCCGAAGCTTTGGACGCGCCCGTCGCCTGTGGCTATCAGCACAACGATGCCTTCCCCGGCGGTCACCCGCTGGCTGTTGGGCCTTTGGGCTACAACGGGTCCAAGGCGGCGATGGAGCTGATCCAGAAAGCCGATGTGGTCCTGGCCCTTGGCAACCGCCTGAACCCATTCAGCACCCTGCCCGGCTATGGCATCAACTACTGGCCGCAGAATGCAAAGATCATTCAGGTCGACATCAACTCTGACCGCATCGGCCTGACCAAAAAGGTCGACGTGGCGATCCAGGGCGACGCAAAAGCCGTGGCTGAGCAACTGCTTGCGAAACTCAGCGATGGTGCCGGCGACAAAGGCCGCAAGGAGCGCAAGGATCTGATTGCGATGACCAAATCCCGCTGGGCCCAGGAACTGTCCTCGATGGACCACGAAGATGACGCGGATGAGGGCGTCGATTGGAACGAGCGGGCGCGCAACCGCCAGCCCGACCGGATGTCACCGCGTCAGGCCTGGCGCGCGATCATGTCGGCGATGCCAAAGGATGCGATTGTCTCTTCTGACATCGGCAACAACTGTGCAATCGGCAACGCCTATCCGTCGTTCGACAAGGGCCGCAAATATCTGGCACCGGGCCTGTTTGGTCCTTGTGGCTATGGCCTGCCTGCCATTCTGGGTGCGAAAATCGGCTGCCCGGATGTGCCGGTTGTAGGCTTTGCCGGGGACGGCGCATTCGGCATCTCGATGAACGAGATGACGGCCTGTGGCCGCGGCGACTGGCCTGCGATCACCATGATCATCTTCCGCAACTATCAGTGGGGCGCTGAAAAGCGCAACACGACCCTGTGGTTCGATGACAACTTTGTCGGCACCGAGCTGAACGAAGGTGTGAACTATGCAGAGATCGCCAAGGGCTGCGGCCTCAAAGGCGTGCAGGTCACCGGCATGGACCAGCTCACCGATGCGCTGAACACCGCCATCAAGGACCAGATGAAAAACGGCGTCACCACCTTTATCGAGGTTGTCCTGAACCAGGAACTCGGCGAACCATTCCGCCGCGACGCCATGAAAAAACCAGTCTCCGTGGCGGGCATCAACAAAGATGACATGCGCCAGCAAGCGCGCACATAA
- the pta gene encoding phosphate acetyltransferase: protein MNVLQGLRDRAAARPAHIVLSEGHDPRIVAGALEALRSGIARITLVGPIAEVSAQLKKAGATDADEITIQDPETSQLTAEFAKSYFELRQHKGVSEDVANTQAHDPLVFAAMMVRNGHADGTVGGAVSTTSDTVRAALQIIGKAKDAALVSSFFLMILPAKHLSGRSAMVFGDCGLVIDPNAEELADIAVASAASCQKLLGDTPRVALLSFSTKGSARHASVTKVSDAVAILHANHPDLAADGELQFDAAFVPDVGASKAPGSEVAGHANVMIFPNLDAGNIGYKIAQRIGGADAIGPVLQGLAKPANDLSRGCTAQDVTNMIAVTTLQATL, encoded by the coding sequence ATGAACGTGCTGCAGGGTTTAAGAGATCGCGCAGCCGCCCGGCCCGCCCACATCGTCCTAAGCGAAGGCCACGATCCCCGGATCGTGGCCGGCGCGCTTGAAGCTCTGCGCAGTGGCATCGCCCGCATCACACTTGTCGGTCCCATTGCTGAAGTTTCCGCACAACTGAAGAAAGCCGGAGCAACGGATGCCGACGAAATCACCATTCAAGACCCCGAAACATCCCAGCTGACCGCAGAATTTGCCAAATCCTACTTTGAACTGCGCCAGCACAAAGGCGTAAGCGAAGATGTGGCCAACACTCAGGCGCATGACCCTTTGGTCTTTGCCGCCATGATGGTGCGCAATGGCCATGCAGACGGAACCGTCGGCGGTGCTGTTTCAACAACGTCCGATACCGTGCGTGCCGCGTTGCAGATCATTGGCAAAGCAAAAGACGCGGCCTTGGTATCCAGTTTTTTCTTGATGATTCTGCCCGCCAAGCACCTGTCAGGCCGCAGCGCCATGGTGTTTGGCGATTGTGGCTTGGTCATCGATCCAAATGCAGAGGAATTGGCGGACATCGCGGTCGCCTCTGCTGCATCTTGCCAGAAATTGCTCGGCGACACACCGCGTGTGGCCTTGCTGTCATTCTCGACAAAGGGCTCTGCGCGCCATGCGAGCGTGACCAAAGTGTCAGACGCGGTGGCCATCTTACACGCGAACCACCCCGATCTGGCTGCGGACGGCGAATTGCAATTTGACGCGGCCTTCGTGCCAGACGTCGGCGCATCCAAAGCGCCGGGATCTGAGGTGGCGGGGCATGCCAACGTGATGATCTTTCCAAATCTCGATGCAGGCAACATCGGCTACAAGATCGCACAGCGTATTGGCGGGGCAGATGCCATTGGTCCAGTCCTTCAGGGTCTTGCAAAGCCTGCAAATGACCTGTCTCGTGGGTGTACCGCGCAGGACGTAACGAACATGATTGCCGTCACCACTCTTCAGGCGACCCTTTGA